The following are from one region of the Salminus brasiliensis chromosome 14, fSalBra1.hap2, whole genome shotgun sequence genome:
- the LOC140577424 gene encoding protein reprimo A-like, whose product MNVSHGLLAPAMAGSRVPWADEREQFLGRLVQIAVLCVLSLTVVFGVFFLGCNLLIKSESMMNLLADDRRPSKEAEIIMIAA is encoded by the coding sequence ATGAACGTGTCTCACGGGCTGCTGGCTCCAGCCATGGCGGGGTCTCGCGTGCCCTGGGCGGACGAGCGCGAGCAGTTCCTCGGGCGCCTCGTGCAGATCGCCGTGCTCTGCGTGCTCTCGCTGACCGTCGTCTTCGGAGTCTTCTTCCTCGGCTGCAACCTCCTCATCAAGTCCGAGAGCATGATGAACCTGCTGGCCGACGACCGACGACCCTCCAAAGAGGCGGAGATCATCATGATCGCTGCGTGA
- the gtsf1 gene encoding gametocyte-specific factor 1 produces the protein MSTIRYGTSLDPRAVLSTGGRLNGEEVTAKPDDPSDPNKMLQCPYDKNHQIRASRFPFHILKCRKNHPKLASELKTCPFNAKHLMPKHELSHHIENCEDRHSLSIEDESNIERLQKFQVPVSTWTNPTSAEEDWEKEVDDQAATFVWGVSNNLLTHNKPEPRTTNNLTPGLRAPRTLPWKL, from the exons ATGTCCACCATCAGATATGGAACCAGCCTTGATCCTAGAGCTGTCCTCTCCACAGGAGGCCGTCTGAACGGAGAGGAGGTCACTG CGAAGCCAGATGATCCCAGTGATCCCAACAAGATGCTGCAGTGCCCTTACGACAAGAACCATCAGATTCGAGCCAGCCGCTTCCCTTTTCATATTCTCAAGTGCAGGAAG AATCACCCCAAACTGGCGAGTGAACTTAAGACGTGTCCCTTCAATGCAAAGCACCTGATGCCCAAACATGAGCTGTCCCACCACATTGAGAACTGTGAGGACCGACATTCTCTCAGTATTGAGGATG AGAGCAACATCGAGAGGCTGCAGAAATTTCAAGTCCCAGTCAGTACCTGGACGAACCCTACAAGTGCCGAGGAGGACTGGGAAAAAG AGGTTGACGACCAGGCTGCTACCTTTGTATGGGGGGTGTCTAATAATCTGCTCACCCATAACAA GCCAGAACCAAGAACCACCAACAACTTGACCCCAGGACTCCGTGCACCTCGGACGCTTCCATGGAAACTCT GA